The following proteins are encoded in a genomic region of Carassius auratus strain Wakin unplaced genomic scaffold, ASM336829v1 scaf_tig00031743, whole genome shotgun sequence:
- the LOC113080598 gene encoding sphingosine 1-phosphate receptor 4-like — protein MEVLRSFSSASSCPDVYNWTGSSSLILEHYNFTGRLHHRKPSKRSVSAVTVLFLCFSFFIILENLLVLLAVLFRVRLRNRWIFICIANIALSDLLTGCAYVVNICMSGDRTFKLSPVLWIFREGILFVALAASIFSLLLIAVERYATMMKPIHQKTATKTYRIYIMVVLCWITALVIGFLPLMGWNCVCDPRSCSTLLPLYSKSYILFALVIFFILLLTIGALYFAIYCHVRSSNETTSVRSRKRSLRLLKAVISIVGVFMVCWGPLFILLLVDFFCHSRNCSTLFNPEWVIAMAVLNSAMNPLIYSFGSLELRKAIAKLLCFCCLRAGLCDSKTFMSKETSSTSGSRHSSLRNSFSKVRNLSTSPQPEPRNGKKTRLSSTTSCLSASSG, from the coding sequence ATGGAGGTCCTGCGTTCCTTCAGCTCCGCCTCTTCCTGTCCAGACGTCTACAACTGGACCGGCAGCAGCAGTCTCATCCTGGAGCATTACAACTTCACCGGACGCCTCCACCACCGCAAGCCCTCGAAGAGAAGCGTGAGCGCCGTCACCGTCCTGTTCCTGTGCTTCAGCTTCTTCATCATCCTGGAGAACCTCTTGGTGCTGCTAGCCGTGCTTTTCCGGGTGCGTCTGCGCAATCGTTGGATATTCATCTGCATCGCTAACATCGCACTGAGCGACTTGCTGACGGGATGCGCCTACGTGGTCAACATCTGCATGTCCGGCGACCGCACCTTCAAGCTAAGCCCAGTTCTGTGGATATTCCGCGAAGGAATTTTATTTGTAGCCTTAGCGGCGTCCATTTTCAGCCTGCTGTTGATCGCAGTGGAGCGCTACGCCACCATGATGAAGCCCATCCACCAGAAAACCGCCACAAAGACTTACCGAATCTACATCATGGTGGTGCTCTGCTGGATAACGGCGCTCGTAATCGGATTCCTTCCGCTGATGGGCTGGAACTGCGTTTGCGATCCGAGAAGTTGCTCCACACTTCTGCCGCTCTACTCCAAGAGCTACATCTTGTTCGCCCTGGTCATCTTCTTCATACTCCTGCTCACAATCGGCGCTCTCTATTTCGCCATCTACTGCCACGTCCGGAGTAGCAATGAGACCACATCCGTACGCAGCAGAAAGCGTTCGCTGCGCCTCCTGAAGGCCGTCATCTCCATCGTTGGAGTCTTCATGGTTTGTTGGGGTCCTCTGTTCATCCTCTTGTTGGTGGACTTCTTCTGCCACTCTCGTAACTGCAGCACGCTCTTCAATCCTGAATGGGTGATCGCCATGGCCGTGCTCAACTCGGCCATGAACCCGCTCATTTACTCTTTCGGCAGCCTGGAGCTTCGCAAAGCCATCGCTAAGCTCCTGTGCTTTTGTTGTCTGAGGGCGGGACTGTGCGACTCCAAGACCTTCATGTCCAAGGAGACTTCCAGCACCTCCGGGAGTCGACATAGTAGCCTGCGCAACAGCTTCAGCAAGGTGCGAAACCTGAGCACCAGCCCACAGCCTGAACCGAGGAATGGCAAGAAAACACGCCTCAGCTCCACCACTTCTTGTTTATCCGCGTCGAGCGGTTAA